The Vreelandella piezotolerans genomic interval GTGGACTTTGCGCACCATTGGGTCGGCGTTGGCTTCGGTGGCCAGCGTATCCATGGTGGCTTCGCGCAGGGCATTCACTACGGGGTCGGGCAGCATGCTGGCGGTGACGCCGTGGTTATCGACCAGGTCGGTCATCGCTTCGCCGTTCACCGCTTCGGACCAGGTGACACTCTCAAGACATGCGGCCATGCAGGCGCTCTTCACGATCATCTTCAGGTCTTCCGGCAGTTCGTCCCAGTGCTGCTTGGAAATGAGCAGCTCGCCGGTAGTAGAGGGTTCATGCCAGCCCGTGGTGTGATAGAACTTGGCCGCGTTTTGCAGCCCCATGCGGCGGTCTTGATACGGGCCAACGAACTCAGCGGCGTCGATCACGCCACGCTCTAGCGCCGGGAAAATTTCACCGCCGGGCAGTACACGGGCATCGACGCCCAGTGCCGAGTAGACTTTGCCTGCAAGGCCGGGCACGCGCATGCGTAAACCGTTGAGTTGTCCGATATCCTCGATGGGCTCGCGGAACCAGCCAGTCATCTGCACGCCAGTGTTGTTGAGCGGTAGGGCGACCATGCCGTAAGGAGCATAGACCTCTTCCCACAGTTCTAAGCCGCCGCCGTGGTAGAGCCATGCCATATGCCCCATGAAGCTCATGCCGAAGGGCACGGTGGTGAAGTATTGAGCGGCAAAGGTGGTGCCCGACCAGAAGTAGCTGTTGGCTGCGTTCATTTGGATGGTGCCGCTCTGCACGGCTTCGAACCCTTCCAGTGCAGGAATCAATTCACCCGCTGCGAAGTGCTGGATGTTCAAACGCCCGCCGGACATCGCGTTGATCTTGGCAATCACATCGGTAGGGCTGCCGGGGCCTTCGACATAGAAGGGCGAGCCGGGGCTGTAAGCGTTGGTCATGCGCCAGTTGAAGCGCTCGGAGGATTGAGCGCTTGCCACACTAGGTGCGCCAAGCACTAAGCCAGCCGTGGAGGTCAGTGCAGCGGTGGTAAGAAACTTGCGACGAGTAAAAGACATAAGGCACCTCAAGCAGTCGGGAAGCGAAGAGTCGTGGAGCAGTTACGTCGTTGGATCGTTAATGAGACTGCAAGGGGTGTGCCAAAAAATCGATTTTATTGTAAATGAAAGATTTTTAGCGGTTTGTCGTTACTGTCAGAGAACAGGAGGGCTACACGGTCGATGAACTCAGTAGCGGCAAGTGCACCGATGTGATGCGTATGCGCGCTGTAAACACTCTGTTAGGCACTACAATTGCGCAGCGTTTGTTTTGAGCCACCTTACTGCCTCATGAACCATCAATTAATGTTTTGATATCAGAGTGCTTGACACTCGACCCTCGTCCTGAGTAATATACGCGCCACCTCGACGAGGCAATGAAACGTCCCATTCGTCTAGTGGTCTAGGACACCGCCCTTTCACGGCGGGAACAGGGGTTCGAACCCCCTATGGGACGCCAATTAAGTCGTTCAGGTATCGGAGTTGCGGGAATAGCTCAGTGGTAGAGCATCGCCTTGCCAAGGCGAGGGTCGAGAGTTCGAATCTCTTTTCCCGCTCCAGTACGTCCCATTCGTCTAGTGGTCCAGGACACCGCCCTTTCACGGCGGGAACAGGGGTTCGAACCCCCTATGGGACGCCAATCCGATAGCAGAAATGCTAATAGTGAGACAGCCTGTTTAGCGGGAATAGCTCAGTGGTAGAGCATCGCCTTGCCAAGGCGAGGGTCGAGAGTTCGAATCTCTTTTCCCGCTCCAGCACGTCCCATTCGTCTAGTGGTCTAGGACACCGCCCTTTCACGGCGGGAACAGGGGTTCGAACCCCCTATGGGACGCCACTCACTCTAAAGCATCGTTGCATGTTTGCGTTGCGGGAATAGCTCAGTGGTAGAGCATCGCCTTGCCAAGGCGAGGGTCGAGAGTTCGAATCTCTTTTCCCGCTCCATGCAAACCCCTTCTTGTTTCGTTACATACTCCCTTTTTTTAATCCCCTTTCGAAAAATGTTGCTACCGCCTCGTTGCGGCGCTTTCGTGTGCGCGTGTGTTGCGTTGACCGATACGTAGGGTGGGCGTGCCCAGGCGCAGGGCCTGGGCAGTGGGTGGGTCAATCCACTAGGGTGAAGTGGCCGACGACGCTATTGAGCGACTGGGAGCGCTGCTTCAAGTCGTGAGCAGACAGAGCAGTTTGCTGAACCATGGCGGCGTTGTCCTGGGTGGCTTGATCGAGCTGAGCAATGGCGACGTTGATCTGCTCGATGCCGCGCGTCTGTTCATGGGTCGCGGTAGTGATGTCGGTAAACAGCTCGTTGACGCGCTGGATGCGCTGATCGATCTCCTGCATGCGCTGTTTGGCGGCATCCACTAAGTTGGCGCCGTTGCTGACCTGGGCGTTGGAGGTATTGATCAAGCCTTTGATCTCATGCGCCGCGTTGGCCGAGCGGTTGGCTAGCTGGCGAACTTCACCAGCCACTACTGCGAACCCCCGGCCATGCTCACCCGCGCGGGCGGCCTCGACCGAAGCGTTGAGCGCCAAAATATTGGTCTGGAAAGCAATGCTGTCGATCAGCGTGACGATCTCGGTGATTTTATCCGCTTCGGCTGTTATCTCCTTCATGGACGCCACTGTATCACCGATGGCTTTCTGGCCCGCCTGAGACGTTTCATTCGCACTGTTGACCAGTGCTTTCGCCTGCTCGACGCTGTCAGCGGTTTGGCGAACCGTGGCGGTCACTTCTTCCATGCTGGAGGACGTCTGTTGAAGCGCGGCGGCCTGCTGCTCGGTGCGCGATGAAAGCTCTTGATTGCCTGCGGCGATATCGCCTGCGTTATGGTCTACGGACGTGCTGGTGGCATGAATCTCCTGCATGGCATCGTGTAGTTTGTCGCGCATCTGACAAATGTCATGCAGCAGGCTGCTCGTGTCGTTGGGATGAAGCGCCACAGGGGCCGTCAAATCGCCTTGCGCGATGCGTGATACCACGCCTGCGGCATAGCGCGGTTCCCCGCCTAGTCGGCGTAGAATGAGAGAGATCATGCCCCAAAAGGCCAGCGTGACCAGCGCGCCTGCCACGATGCCTACCAAGATGCTTTTGACGAGCTGGCGCATGATGGTACTACTGACGTCACCGACGAACACGCCGCTAGCCACGTAGACATCCCACGGCGTAAAGGCGGCTGAGTAAGCGCGCACTTTGGGCTTGGCGTCGCCCCCACGAGCAAAGTTGGAGAAGTACTCGGTAAAGCCACTGCCGGCTTGCTGCGTATTATCCAGAATGGTTTGGAAGATCAGCGTCCCCTCGGGGTCTTTGACTTGCGAAATGTCCTCTCCTACGTCACGGCTTGGGTGAGCAAGCATGCGCAGGCTGCCGTTGAACGCGAACAGGTAGTTGTCCTCTTCGCCGAAGCGCACGTCGCGTAGGGTGTTGAAGGCTTGTCGCTGCGCTTCTGGCATGGAGAGCTGGCCCTGTTCGGCAAGCTGATGGTAATGCTCCAGCGTAGACACGGCGATATCCACGGCGGTGACCATGCGCTGTTCGCGCTCGGCATACAGCAACGCGCGGCTTTGCCAAGCGTTGATCGTGATCATCATCGCCAGAATCAACCAAAGAACAACGACGCCCAGCCATCGTTGGCGGCGCAGCGGCAGTGTGGATAGCTTTTTTTGTGTGGAGGCAGACGACTCTGATGGCGAGAGATGGGTATTAGCGCCGGAGGGCGAGGTAATGGCGGTGCTCATTATCGATAGGCTCTCTTGTATGATCAGTATGTTCCCTTGAGGTGCTGCTGCCTAGCTAGGCAGGCACTGGCCTAATACTAAAGTATTAACTTGAGCGCTGCCGCAGTAATCGAGTGGCAAAGTGTCACTTAATGTAGTGCTTAATAGAGGGCAACCAGCAGCATGGAAAAGGCTTTGACGCGCTTTATGCTGCTAACTTGAAAAAATATACGCGTGCCCCGATATCTTACTCTTATCGCTTTATGCTTCCCCACTTGCTGACAGGACATGTTCATGGCCGAACCGGCATTGTCGATCCGTGGCCTTACCAAAGCGTATGGCAACGGCTTTCAAGCGTTAAAAGGTATCGATCTAGACGTCCAGCAGGGCGATTTTTTTGCGCTGTTGGGCCCCAACGGCGCAGGAAAGTCCACCACCCTAGGCGTCGTGTGTTCGCTGGTGCAGAAAACGGCGGGCAAGGTGTCGATTTTTGGGATCGACATCGATAAGGACTTCGCCAAGGCGAAGTATCAGCTCGGCGTGGTGCCTCAAGAGTTCAACTTCAACCAGTTCGAGAAGGTGCTGGATATCGTGCTGGCTCAGGCAGGCTATTACGGTATGAAGCGCAGCGAAGCGCTGCCCCGCGCCAAGCAGCTCTTGACCGATCTAGGGCTGTGGGAAAAACGCAACGGTAGCGCGCGGATGCTCTCGGGGGGCATGAAGCGCCGCCTAATGATTGCCCGCGCGTTGATGCATCGTCCCAAACTGCTGATTCTCGACGAGCCCACGGCGGGCGTCGATATCGAACTCCGCCGCAGCATGTGGGAGTACATGCGCCGCATCAACCGCGATGAGGGCACGACGATCATCCTGACGACGCACTATCTCGAAGAGGCCGAGAGCCTGTGTCGCAATATCGCCATCATCAACCACGGTGAGATCGTACGGAATACCAGCGTGCGCGAGCTGTTGGCGGAGCTGGACACCGAGACTTTTCTCTTGGACCTGGCCGAACCGTTGACACGCGTGCCTGCCATCGAAGGATTCGAGCTACAGCAGATCGAGCCGTCCCAGTTGGCGCTGGTCATTCACCGTGGCCAGCAGCTGAACGATGTGTTCAGTGCGCTGAGTGCGCAGGGGATTCAGGTGGTCTCCATGCGTAACCGTGCCAACCGCCTAGAGGAGATGTTCGTTTCCATGGTAGAGAGCAGCCAGCAGGCCATTGATCAGCGTGAGCAACAGGAGGCCAGCGCATGAATATCATGCAAACTCTGGTGGCCCTTTGGACGTTGGTGCTCAAAGAGATCAAGCGTTTTACCCGTATCTGGCCGCAAACCCTGCTGCCGCCGTCGATTACCATGGCCATGTATTTCATCATTTTTGGTAACCTGATCGGGTCGCGCATTGGTGATATGGACGGCTTCAGCTATATGGACTTCATTGTGCCAGGACTGATCATGATGTCGGTGATCACCAACAGTTACTCCAACGTGGCGTCCAGCTTCTTCTCCAACAAGTTTCAACGCTCCATCGAAGAGATGATGGTGTCACCCATGCCCAACGGCGTGATTCTCTCCGGGTTCATACTCGGCGGCATGGCGCGGGGGTTGGGCGTGGGGTTGATCGTTACTCTGGTATCGCTGTTCTTCACCCGTTTGACGGTCGAACATCCGTTATTGACGATACTGGTCGTGGTGCTGACCTCGGCGCTGTTCTCCATTGGCGGATTTATCAACGCGCTGCTGGCGAATAAATTCGACGATATCTCTATCGTGCCGACGTTCATTCTGACCCCATTGACCTATTTGGGTGGCGTGTTCTACTCGATTTCGATGCTGCCGGATTTCTGGCAGGGCGTATCGATGCTCAACCCGATCTTGTATATGGTGAACGTCTTTCGCTACGGCTTTTTGGGCGTTTCCGATATTCCGGTAGGCTGGGCACTGGCCGCTATTTTTGCCTTTATCATCGTGCTATTCATGGTCGCGCTGACC includes:
- a CDS encoding TRAP transporter substrate-binding protein, which encodes MSFTRRKFLTTAALTSTAGLVLGAPSVASAQSSERFNWRMTNAYSPGSPFYVEGPGSPTDVIAKINAMSGGRLNIQHFAAGELIPALEGFEAVQSGTIQMNAANSYFWSGTTFAAQYFTTVPFGMSFMGHMAWLYHGGGLELWEEVYAPYGMVALPLNNTGVQMTGWFREPIEDIGQLNGLRMRVPGLAGKVYSALGVDARVLPGGEIFPALERGVIDAAEFVGPYQDRRMGLQNAAKFYHTTGWHEPSTTGELLISKQHWDELPEDLKMIVKSACMAACLESVTWSEAVNGEAMTDLVDNHGVTASMLPDPVVNALREATMDTLATEANADPMVRKVHDSYMAFKANHDRWAGASERAWLNDIIGV
- a CDS encoding methyl-accepting chemotaxis protein; protein product: MSTAITSPSGANTHLSPSESSASTQKKLSTLPLRRQRWLGVVVLWLILAMMITINAWQSRALLYAEREQRMVTAVDIAVSTLEHYHQLAEQGQLSMPEAQRQAFNTLRDVRFGEEDNYLFAFNGSLRMLAHPSRDVGEDISQVKDPEGTLIFQTILDNTQQAGSGFTEYFSNFARGGDAKPKVRAYSAAFTPWDVYVASGVFVGDVSSTIMRQLVKSILVGIVAGALVTLAFWGMISLILRRLGGEPRYAAGVVSRIAQGDLTAPVALHPNDTSSLLHDICQMRDKLHDAMQEIHATSTSVDHNAGDIAAGNQELSSRTEQQAAALQQTSSSMEEVTATVRQTADSVEQAKALVNSANETSQAGQKAIGDTVASMKEITAEADKITEIVTLIDSIAFQTNILALNASVEAARAGEHGRGFAVVAGEVRQLANRSANAAHEIKGLINTSNAQVSNGANLVDAAKQRMQEIDQRIQRVNELFTDITTATHEQTRGIEQINVAIAQLDQATQDNAAMVQQTALSAHDLKQRSQSLNSVVGHFTLVD
- a CDS encoding ABC transporter ATP-binding protein → MAEPALSIRGLTKAYGNGFQALKGIDLDVQQGDFFALLGPNGAGKSTTLGVVCSLVQKTAGKVSIFGIDIDKDFAKAKYQLGVVPQEFNFNQFEKVLDIVLAQAGYYGMKRSEALPRAKQLLTDLGLWEKRNGSARMLSGGMKRRLMIARALMHRPKLLILDEPTAGVDIELRRSMWEYMRRINRDEGTTIILTTHYLEEAESLCRNIAIINHGEIVRNTSVRELLAELDTETFLLDLAEPLTRVPAIEGFELQQIEPSQLALVIHRGQQLNDVFSALSAQGIQVVSMRNRANRLEEMFVSMVESSQQAIDQREQQEASA
- a CDS encoding ABC transporter permease; this translates as MNIMQTLVALWTLVLKEIKRFTRIWPQTLLPPSITMAMYFIIFGNLIGSRIGDMDGFSYMDFIVPGLIMMSVITNSYSNVASSFFSNKFQRSIEEMMVSPMPNGVILSGFILGGMARGLGVGLIVTLVSLFFTRLTVEHPLLTILVVVLTSALFSIGGFINALLANKFDDISIVPTFILTPLTYLGGVFYSISMLPDFWQGVSMLNPILYMVNVFRYGFLGVSDIPVGWALAAIFAFIIVLFMVALTMLERGKGIRS